The genomic stretch CGAGGCCATAGACGAGGCCGCCGAGGGCGACGGCGGCAAGGACGATGAAGACGTTTGTGAGGGGGATGGCGAGGCGGTAGAGGAGGACGACGAGGGCCATCGCTCCGGCGGCGAGGAGGATGTGGAGGACCGGGCCGCGTTCGAGTTTTACCGGGATTTGTTTCGAAAGATAATATCTGGCGATCCCTGCATTGACGAGCATCGTCACGAGGGTGGCAATCGCCGCCCCTTCTATCCCGAGGACGGGGATGAGGGCAAGGTCAAGGACTATGTTCACGACCGCCGCGGTCCCGGTGGCATAGAAGGACTCCCTGGGTCGGTCGATGGCATTGAGGCACATCGTCTGGAGGTACATGAAGACATTGACCACCTGCACGAGGAGGAGGACTGCAAGGGCGGACGCACCTGCGGCAAAGCCCGCACCATAGAAGAAGTACAGGAGGCGGTCGCCGAGTATCCAGCCGCCGACTGCGACCGGGACCGCGAGGAGGAGAGAATAGGTTACAGCGCGCGCGAGGGAGAGGGTGACGCGGTCGAGGGCGCCGTCGGCATGCCAGCGGCTGATCTTCGGATACAGGGTTGTGTGGAGGGCCATCGTCGTGAAGGTGGCGGTGGTGGTGAACTGGAAGGCAATCTGGTAGATGCCAACGTCGGAGGGGGACAGGAAGTAGCCGACCAGGATTGTGCTGGCATATGAGAAGACAATGGCCCCACTGGTGGAGAGGAAAGTCCAGAAGGAGAAGGTGAAGAGATTTTTGATATGGTCCAGCCCGAACCTCGCCAGATGGAGTTTGAGAAAGGGCAGGCAGGCAAGTCCGCCGGCAAACATGCCGGCGACACAACCCCCGGCAAGTCCTGCCGCACCGAAGCCAAGGAAGACTGCAATGACCTGGAGCAGAACACGGGTCAGAGTGTTGAGCAGACCTGCGGCCTGACTCACGCCGACCATGCCGTCGCCGTACACCCCGCTCACCATGACGGCCGGGAATACCCCGATGCAAAGGGCAATGAGCAGCCATACGACCATCCCCGATGCCTCAAGGTCGATGAGCAGGGGGCGTACGACGAGGACGGCAAGAAGTGAGACGAGCAGGAGTGCGATCCGCAGGGCACAGAATGCCGAATAATATTCATCCTGTTCGCTCCCCTCAGAAATTCTCTTGACAGCCGCACCGCCGAACCCGCCGTCGCCGATAAGATTGAAGATCCCGAAATATGCCAGGAAGAGGGCATACCCCCCGTACACCGCGGTGCCGAGGATATGGGCGAAGTACATCGTGGCGACAAAACCGACAACGGTGAGGACGATGGACGATCCGACGCTGATGAGGCTCTGCCGGCGGACGGGGTCGAGGTCCATGAGGCGTGCCGCATAGCGTGACAGAGAGTACACACCGTACGAAAGGTGAGAGATCCATTAATGATTTCCTTCTGAAAAGAAAACAGACTATATCAACATCCAAGAACAAACAGAATATGCTTTAAGAGGGTGGCAGATATCGCGCAGAAGGCACTAATAACCGGGATCACCGGCCAGGACGGTTCCTATCTGGCCGAGTTGTTGTTGCACAAAGGGTACGAGGTCCACGGGATCATCAGGCGGTCCTCCACCTTTAACACCAGCCGTATCGACCACATCTACGCGGACCCCCACGACCCGCAGGCCCGCCTCTTCCTCCATTACGGCGACCTCTCCGACTGCGAGCAGATCTCGAATATCATCTACAATATCAAACCCGACGAGATCTACCACCTGGGTGCGCAGAGCCATGTGCGGGTCAGTTTCGACACCCCCGAGTACACGGGAAATGTCACCGGCCTCGGGACCACCCGCCTCCTGGAGACGATCCGGAAGAGCGGGAACGGGATCAAGTTCTACCAGGCTTCGAGCAGCGAGATGTTCGGGGCGACGCCGCCGCCGCAGAAGGAGGACACTGCCTTCTGGCCACGCAGCCCCTATGCCTGCGCCAAGGTCTATGCCTACTCCATGGCCAGGAACTACCGGGACGGCTACGGGATGTTCGCCTGCAACGGCATCCTCTTCAACCACGAGTCGCCGCGCCGGGGCGAGACCTTCGTGACCAGGAAGATCACCCGGGGACTCGCAAGCATCCTTGCCGGGAAACAGCAGTACCTCTATATGGGCAACCTCGACGCCCGCCGCGACTGGGGGTACTCCCCCGAGTATGTCGAGG from Methanofollis sp. encodes the following:
- a CDS encoding polysaccharide biosynthesis C-terminal domain-containing protein, which codes for MYSLSRYAARLMDLDPVRRQSLISVGSSIVLTVVGFVATMYFAHILGTAVYGGYALFLAYFGIFNLIGDGGFGGAAVKRISEGSEQDEYYSAFCALRIALLLVSLLAVLVVRPLLIDLEASGMVVWLLIALCIGVFPAVMVSGVYGDGMVGVSQAAGLLNTLTRVLLQVIAVFLGFGAAGLAGGCVAGMFAGGLACLPFLKLHLARFGLDHIKNLFTFSFWTFLSTSGAIVFSYASTILVGYFLSPSDVGIYQIAFQFTTTATFTTMALHTTLYPKISRWHADGALDRVTLSLARAVTYSLLLAVPVAVGGWILGDRLLYFFYGAGFAAGASALAVLLLVQVVNVFMYLQTMCLNAIDRPRESFYATGTAAVVNIVLDLALIPVLGIEGAAIATLVTMLVNAGIARYYLSKQIPVKLERGPVLHILLAAGAMALVVLLYRLAIPLTNVFIVLAAVALGGLVYGLVLLKADRGLHDEIRDLVVQLGAPWPRWL
- the gmd gene encoding GDP-mannose 4,6-dehydratase, translating into MADIAQKALITGITGQDGSYLAELLLHKGYEVHGIIRRSSTFNTSRIDHIYADPHDPQARLFLHYGDLSDCEQISNIIYNIKPDEIYHLGAQSHVRVSFDTPEYTGNVTGLGTTRLLETIRKSGNGIKFYQASSSEMFGATPPPQKEDTAFWPRSPYACAKVYAYSMARNYRDGYGMFACNGILFNHESPRRGETFVTRKITRGLASILAGKQQYLYMGNLDARRDWGYSPEYVEAMWRILQQEKPDDYVIGTGESHSVQDFLQEAFAYAGLDWEEHVRIDPKYFRPTEVESLIADARKAEQKLGWKPEITFRDLTRIMVDADLRAAGLEPPGEGDDALARIYPDRWWKTD